The genomic window AATGCCAAGCCATCGTGTTGCCGTCTTTACCGCCGGTCCAGTGCCGCCGTCCGATCAACACCATGCAGATATACAGCGCCACGCAGGTGACCAGGATGAAATACAGGACCGATGAAGTGCTGACCACGCCGCGGCCGAAGTCGTCGAAGGGCGTGGCGATGCCGGCGGCTTCCAGCGTGCTGGCCAGCCAACCGCTGGGCAGCAGTGATCCCGACAGCGAAGCGAAGGCCAGCGGGGCGTTGAATAGGGCGCCCAGAATAAAGCCCACCGTCAGGTTGCCGGTCAGGAACGAAGCGATCATGCCGATCGACAACATGGCCAGGCCCACAAACCAATAGCCCAAATAGGTCGTGAAGATCAGCCCCGTGTCGACTTGGCCTTTGGTCAAAATCGCCAGCGTGATGAAGGTGGCGATTTGCGAAAACATCAGCGACGCGGTGAAGATCGCCGCCGCCGACATGTATTTTCCGATCACGATGTCAAAGTCGTCGGCCGGCAGGGTCAGCAGCAATTCGTCCGTTCCCTGACGTTTTTCCTCCGCCCAGATGCTCATCGTAATCGCGGGGATGAACACCAGCATGATCATCGGGAACCAACCGTTCAGCTGGTCCAGCGTGGCCAGGTTCTGATTGAAGAACTCGTACGGCCAAAACGCCGCCAGGGAGGTCAGGAACACAAAGATGCATAGAAACACGTAGCCCGTGGGATTGCTGAAGTAGCCCACGAAGTTACGTCGCATGACCGCAAACGCGGCTTGTTTGGTGTTGGCCAACACCGCCACGACGGCGGCCAAGATTGCCACGAACAGCAGATCGATCAACAGCAGATTGACCAATACCAGCAGAACAGAACCGAGAGTCGTTGACATATTTGAAATCTAAATGCGATGCAAAAAGGACACGTTTGCAGGAATCACGTTACGACGCTTCGACCGCCGCTTGGCCGGTCAGATTGTGGAACGCGTCGTCTAAATCCGTACCGCGTTCGTACAAGCCCGCGACGTCACCGTTGTAGACCACGCGGCCTTCGTTGATCATCACCACGCGGTCCGCCATGGCTTCCACTTCCTGCAAAATGTGCGTGCTCAGCAGGATCGTTTTGGTTTCACTCAACCGCCGCATCGTTCGCCGCACTTCGCGAATCTGGTTGGGGTCGAGCCCGGCGGTGGGTTCGTCCAGAATCAGCACATCGGGTTCGTGCAGCAGGGCTTGAGCCATCCCCACGCGTTGTTTGAACCCCTTGGACAGCTTGCTGGTGGCTTTGTACATCACGGTCGACAAGTCGCAGATTTCGACCACCGCCTCGATGCGTTCCTTGCGATACGCCGGCGACAGGCCGCGGGCGTCCGCGAAGAAGCTGAGCATGCTGAGCGGGGTCATTTCCGGGTACAGCGGGCCGTTTTCGGGTAGGTAGCCCAGCCGTTTGCTGCCCTCGATCCGCTCGCTCAGCATATTAAAGCCCGCGATTCGGGCCTCACCTTCGCTGGGCGCGATGTAGCCGGTCAGCATTTTCATGGTCGTGCTTTTGCCGGCACCGTTGGGACCAAGAAATGCGACCAATTCGCCTTCGCGAACCGTGAAGGAGACGTCACGGCTGGCCGCGAAAGGCCCGTAAAACTTGCTCAGATGATCGGCTTCGATCATAGGTTTCGCAGGCGTTTTCGATTCGCTCATGTGGCTCAGAGGGAAGCAGGAGGTGGGTTCAAACGAACTAATGGAGGTAGAAACCTGGATCAAAGGGCCTAATATATCGGCGACCTGCCCAAGCTCAACATGACTAGGGGTGAGTACAGTGTTACGAATCCAGGGTTCTGGAGGTTCGTCGAATACAACCGCTTTTCTCCCAGCGACTTTCGGCTAAAATCTGGGCCATCACTGACCGATGCTATTAGGGTGCCCTCCGGGATCGCTAGCATGGCGGTTGGTGGGAAGTGCCAATATGGCGGCATAGCTCAGCTGGTTAGAGCAGCGGAATCATAATCCGCGTGTCGGGGGTTCGAGTCCCTCTGCCGCTACTGATTTATTGAAACGCTGGACTTTCGATTGAAAGTTCAGCGTTTTTTGATGCGCTACGGGGATTTTCGGCTGGCCAGCAGGCACACGGCGGCTCCGGTGATTTCGACTGCGGCAAATCCGGCGTGCATCGCGGAAAATCCATCGATCAGCATGCCGATGCAGCGTCCCGACGCCGCCCCGATCAGCGGTAGGCTGCCGACCAACAAGGCCGCCGCCGGCAGACCGCGTCGCCACAGCACGATCATGGCCACGGCGATCGCCATCTCCACGCCGCCGTAAAACGCTCGGATTTCCGTCCGCATGGCAGCCGTCGAGGACTCGATCCCAAACCCGCTCAATAGGGCGTTTGGGTACAGGGCGAGCCAAATCGCGAATCCAGCCCAAGTGGCCGCGGTGACGAAAATCACGGCTGTCGGAAATCGGCTGTTCATATCAGAATTCAAAACCTCCGTTCGGCTGGCCGTGCCGGCAAAGCCCCCATCATAAAGGCTGGTGGCCGCCGGATCTCTATTGAGCGGTTTTCTGCGAACCGTCATAGTTGGCTCGCCAGAGGGGCCACTTATTTCCCGTCACCATATTGGAGCCGTCGATGAGATTTGCAGAGATTTGCCTGGCTGTTTTGTTTGTCGTGGGCACATTGCAGACGGTTCAAGCCGATGAACCGAAGGCGGACAAAGTCCAGCTGATAGCCGGTCCCCAAAAGCGTTTGGTTGTTTACGGTGTGGGGGATCTCGTCAGACGCCTAAATCCGGCGAGAGAAAACGGCGATAAACCGAATTCCGGGCCTAATGCAGTTGAAGAGTTTGTGCCGCTGATGAATTTCATCCAAACCAAGATCGCTCCTGAATCTTGGGAAAGTCTTGGTGGCGACGGTACGATGGCGCCCTATTTGCGCAATCGCTCCATTGTCATCGATCAGACCAGGGAAGTTCATGATCAAATCATGCTGGAACTCGGCAACCTACGCAAAGCCTACCGCGTGCTGGACGAATTCGAACAGCTGAGCGTCTCTCCCGCTGACCCCGCGCCTTAGGCCGGAACTTTCATTAAACGTCACCGACCTGACATTTCAATAGGTGCCACCCACCCATCATTGCCAGCAAAACTGAGCCATTCTCGCGCAAGCAAATCGAACCATAGGTGGGTGGCCCCTATTGTCGCTAGCTGTCCCGCTTCCACCGGGCTTGCCCCGGTTGGGCCGACAACTGGACACTAACTCGCAAGCTCCCCGCCCCGCTTTCAGCTTGCCCCGCGAATCGCCCGAGGCGATTCGCGGGGCAAGCTGGGAGAAAGGTGGGATAGGGCGGCAATGTTAGGCGCCAGTTGTTATCCCCTCGGGGCAAGCCCGACGGAAATCCCTGCTGGGCGCAACCAACCAATCACAGGTTCCAGTAGCTGCCACCCACCCATCATTGCCAGCAAAACTGAGCCATTCTCGCGCAAGCAAATCGAACCATAGGTGGGTGGCCCCTATTGTCGCTAGCTGTCCCGCTTCCACCGGGCTTGCCCCGGTTGGGCCGACAACTGGACACTAACTCGCAAGCTCCCCGCCCCGCTCTCAGCTTGCCCCGCGAATCGCCTCGGGCGATTCGCGGGGCAAGCTGAGGGGTTCCAATAGGTGCCACCCACCCATTGCCATTGGGTTCCAATAGGTGCCATCCACCCATCATTGCCAGCAAAACTGAGCAGTTCTCACGCTAGCAAATCGAACCATAGGTGGGTGGCACCTATTGTTGCAATTGGGCCGTATTCGGCGAACCGCCATATTGGCCGCACCAAAGTTCCAATGGGTGCCACCCACCAGGTTCCAGTAGGTGCCCTCAACCCATCATTGCCAGCAAAACTGAGCAATTCTCGCGCAAGCAAATCGAAACATAGGTGGGTGGCACCTATTGTCGGATGGACTGAGCGAGCTGTCCCGCTTCCACCGGGCTTGCCCCGGTTGGGGCGAGCTGGGAGCAATCTAGGATAGGACGGCAATGTTAGGCGCCAGTTGTTATCCCCTCGGGGCAAGCCCGACGGAAATCCCTGCTGGGCGCAACCAACCAATCACGAAGTCCAATAGGTGCCACCCACCCATCATTGCCAGCAAAACTGAGCCATTCTCACGCTAGCAAATCGAACCATAGGTGGGTGGCACCTATTGGCGTAACCGAAGCAATGGATAGCTGGGGGGGCAGCTACTGGTCGTATCGCGGAGCGATTACAGAAGATAGCCGGTGGTCAGCGCAGCGCCACCACCGGATGACTTGATCGTGCTCTCCCGCTTCCTCCTGGGCTTGCCCCAGGGGAGCGAGCAACTGGCGCCTACCAGGCAAGCTGGGAGAAAGGTGGGATAGGACGGCAATGTTAGGCGCCAGTTGTTATCCCCTCGGGGCAAGCCCGACGGAAATCCCTGCTGGGTGCAACCAACCAATCACAGGTTCCAGTAGATGCCACCCACCTATCATTGCCAGCAAAACTGAGCAATTCTCACGCAAGCAAATCGAAACATAGGTGGGTGGCACCTATTGGCCTCCGTCGGCAAGACGATTGTGCGAGCCATCGTGCCCCAGTCTCGTGTCCGCCGACCCCCGGTGGGGTGGCTGGGCTAGCCGGAACTTCACGTCGCCGTGCTCTGGTGTAAAGACGTGGTTAAGTAACTGCGAATAACCTGCTTGTATTGCTAGCAAGCGTTGTGGCTTCCGGGCCCAGCGTGCTAGAACCCCGCCGCCTTGGCCGTCGAGCCGCAGATTATTCCCACCGCTGTTTCCCACCATGAGCCTCGTGTCGAATCTTTCCCCCTCCCGCCGACGTTTTCTCTCGCTTACCGCCGGTGCAAGCGTTGGTTTTTTTCCAAAGCCTTTCGCTCGGGCCAACAACACCGCAAACGATCACCAGCAACCCTACACCACGATCGACTGGGACAATTGCCAGGCTATCGGTTCGGTGTCGCATGCTCATTGCCGTTCCCAGACCTCATTGGATCTGTTGGTCCGTCGCGGCTTGCGGCATCTGGCCATTTCCAACTATTACCCCTCCGCTCCTTGCACACCCGGCGAACGCATCGGACAGTTCCGTGTTCAGCAAGACTTTGCCACCGTCAAGGGCGAAGGTTATGTGCGGAGAGACTTTGCCTGGAACGAGATCCTCACCGATCCCGAACAAGGTTGGGTTGAGGAGCTCCCCGAATCCTTGAAAGACCAGGTGCCATTCGAGACAGGCGGTTCTTGTTTCACGCAGATCCAAACCGATGTGACGCTGTGCCCCAACGCCGAACATCACTCCATGACCGATAGCCGCGGACACTTCAATTCCGTCGGTTCGACATTCGCCAGTGGCACCTTTGACGTGCGGGGCAAATACGGTTTGCACCGCCACGGGTACGCGATGGGAACCGGCCTGCCCTGGCGCGAGGCTTTTGAACGCATCATCGCGGCCCTGCAGGTGCCCGATGGCGGCGGTATCACCATCAACCACCCCAAGTGGAGCGGTATGTCTCCGGTGCAAATACAAGAACATTTGGATTTTGATCCCCGCGTGCTGGGCATCGAAATCTGGAACCAGACCGCTGAACAGCTGAACGGAAAAGGCTGGTCGTTGGCTGAGTGGGATGCGGTTTTGGCAACCGGACGCCGTTGTTACGGATTTGCTGTTTCCGACCATGCTCACAATTCCGATCCCGGTTTCCAAGGCCGCAACGTGCTGTTGGTCGATGGGACAACCGCCACCGCGGACCTGCCCGCGGCGTGTTTACGAGCCTATCGCCGGGGCGACTTTTACTGCTCTTTGGATGGCAAGCTGCAACTGCGACGTTGCCAATTCCAGGACGGCAAGTTGCGCGCTGAAGTTTCGCAAGCCAGCCAATTGCGTGTTATCACCGCTGCGGGAATCGTTCACGAACAAGCCGGCAAGGAAATCAATTGGACCGTACCGGCAGGCAAAGCGGCCGGCCAGCAGCACGTGTTTGTACGCGTCGAAGCCGACCAACGAGACGGAACCGACCGACTGTTTTCGCAAGCCTTCCAGCTCGCCTAACGTCGCTTCGTGTCTTCCTTCTCCCTTCCCCCCCCTTCTCCCTTCCCCCTTTCGACTTCGATCGGCATGTCGCCGTTTTCGAAGTGGATCCCATGTTTCCTAGCTGTTGAGAAAAACCAATGCACAAGAGAAAACCGCGTACCGCATTTACTTTGGTTGAATTGTTAGTCGTGATTGCCATCATCGGCGTGTTGGTGGGCTTGTTGCTGCCCGCCGTTCAAGCCGCTCGCGAAGCCGCTCGACGCATGCAGTGCAGCAACAACCTGAAACAACTGGGGTTGGCCACGCACAACTACCACGACACCTTCGGCTCGCTGCCTCCGGGCTGGATCGACGACACCACCAACCAAAACCGCATGGGCTGGGGCACCTTTGTGCTGCCTTTTATGGAGCAGGGAGCGATTCATGAGCGCATGAAGAGTGTCGGCGCCTACGACGTGCCCTGGTACACCATCCCCGAGATGATCACCGGAACCACCGACGTACCGGTGCCCTATGCCAAAACCGTTTTGCCCGGTTTCATCTGCCCCTCGGATCCCTCGAGTGGCTTGAACCTGGATTTGCAAGAACTGGGCAAGTCGAACTATACGGGCATCGGCGGAGCGCACTACATTTCGCCCAACGCCAATGGCACATTCTACAACAACTCGTATGTCGCCTTCCGTGACATGCGCGACGGGTTGAGCAATTTGGTGATGGTGGGCGAACGCAGCACTATCAAACAACCTTCCCGCAGCTTTATTAAGCACGGCACGCTGTGGATCGGTGGAACCAACCACGCCCGGTACTTCTACAACA from Roseimaritima ulvae includes these protein-coding regions:
- a CDS encoding ABC transporter ATP-binding protein, whose product is MSESKTPAKPMIEADHLSKFYGPFAASRDVSFTVREGELVAFLGPNGAGKSTTMKMLTGYIAPSEGEARIAGFNMLSERIEGSKRLGYLPENGPLYPEMTPLSMLSFFADARGLSPAYRKERIEAVVEICDLSTVMYKATSKLSKGFKQRVGMAQALLHEPDVLILDEPTAGLDPNQIREVRRTMRRLSETKTILLSTHILQEVEAMADRVVMINEGRVVYNGDVAGLYERGTDLDDAFHNLTGQAAVEAS
- a CDS encoding DUF4345 family protein; translation: MTVRRKPLNRDPAATSLYDGGFAGTASRTEVLNSDMNSRFPTAVIFVTAATWAGFAIWLALYPNALLSGFGIESSTAAMRTEIRAFYGGVEMAIAVAMIVLWRRGLPAAALLVGSLPLIGAASGRCIGMLIDGFSAMHAGFAAVEITGAAVCLLASRKSP
- a CDS encoding CehA/McbA family metallohydrolase domain-containing protein, yielding MSNLSPSRRRFLSLTAGASVGFFPKPFARANNTANDHQQPYTTIDWDNCQAIGSVSHAHCRSQTSLDLLVRRGLRHLAISNYYPSAPCTPGERIGQFRVQQDFATVKGEGYVRRDFAWNEILTDPEQGWVEELPESLKDQVPFETGGSCFTQIQTDVTLCPNAEHHSMTDSRGHFNSVGSTFASGTFDVRGKYGLHRHGYAMGTGLPWREAFERIIAALQVPDGGGITINHPKWSGMSPVQIQEHLDFDPRVLGIEIWNQTAEQLNGKGWSLAEWDAVLATGRRCYGFAVSDHAHNSDPGFQGRNVLLVDGTTATADLPAACLRAYRRGDFYCSLDGKLQLRRCQFQDGKLRAEVSQASQLRVITAAGIVHEQAGKEINWTVPAGKAAGQQHVFVRVEADQRDGTDRLFSQAFQLA
- a CDS encoding DUF1559 domain-containing protein, translating into MHKRKPRTAFTLVELLVVIAIIGVLVGLLLPAVQAAREAARRMQCSNNLKQLGLATHNYHDTFGSLPPGWIDDTTNQNRMGWGTFVLPFMEQGAIHERMKSVGAYDVPWYTIPEMITGTTDVPVPYAKTVLPGFICPSDPSSGLNLDLQELGKSNYTGIGGAHYISPNANGTFYNNSYVAFRDMRDGLSNLVMVGERSTIKQPSRSFIKHGTLWIGGTNHARYFYNNAIVNASAYYSINGTAGNFNLTSAHPGGVQFLLGDGSARFISETINLNTYRDLGSIADGNVLSEF